DNA from Nitriliruptor alkaliphilus DSM 45188:
CGACACCAAGCTCGCCGGCATCCCGGCCCAGGTGCTGCAGGACGCCCTCCTCCAGGCGCGCGACGCCCGGATGGAGATCCTGGACGTGATGAACGCGGCCATCAGCGAGCCCCGCGAGGAGGTCGCCGAGACCGCCCCGCGCGTCGAACTGGTCTACATCCCGCAGGACAAGATCGGTGCGGTCATCGGCCCGCGCGGCGCGATCATCAAGGAGCTGGTCGAGGAGACCGGCGCCCAGATCGACGTCGACGAGGAGGGCGGCCGCGGCGTGGTCAAGATCTACGCGAACTCCAAGGAGGTCGCGCAGGACGCGCTCGATCGCGTCAACGCCATCGCCAACCCGGTCCTGCCCGAGAAGGGCGAGAAGTACAACGCCCTCGTGGTCAAGACCGTCGACTTCGGCGCGTTCGTGTCGCTGACGCCGGGTACCGACGGCCTCCTGCACATCTCCGAGCTGTCGAAGATGGCGGGCAAGCGCCTCAACCACGCCGAGGAGGCCGTGCAGGTCGGTGACGCCGTCCTCGTGCAGGTCATGGACGTCCTCGACGGTGGCCGCAAGTTCAAGCTCGAGTACGTCGGCGAGAAGGCCGAGCGCACCGACGAGGGCGGCGGCGACAAGGGCGGTGACCGCGGCGACCGTGGTGACCGTGGCGGTGACCGCGGTGAGCGCGGTGACCGCGGTGAGCGCGGCGGCCGTGAGCGTGGCGGCCGTGAGCGTGGCGGTCGTGAGCGTGGCGAGCGTGGCGGCGGCGACCGTGACCGCGGCGAGCCCGCCGAGTCCGGTGACCGTGACCGTGGCGGCGACCGCGAGCGTGGCGGCGACCGCGACAAGGGCGGCGACCGCGACAAGGGCGGCGACCGCGACAAGGGCGGCGAGCGCGGCGGTGACGGTGGCGGCGAGCGCACCCGGACCCGCACCCGCAGCCGGTCGCGCGAGCGCGACTGACACCCCCAACACCCTGCACCACACCCGACGGCGGTCCCTCGAAGGGGGCCGCCGTCGGCGCGTTCGCGGCGGCTGCGCGCCGCACCGTGCGCGACCGGCGTGCGCTGCGGCCGGGGAGCCGGACTCGTGGTGGGCGCGGCCGGTCGGTGCGGGACGTACCCTCACGCGCCGCGGTCGACGACCGTCCGGCCCACCCCAGGAGCTCCCGTGCAGGACCCCCAGATCACCGTGCTGCCCACCGGCGTCAGGGTCGTGAGCGATCCGATGCCGGCCGTCCGCTCGGTCACCCTCGGGATGTGGATCGGGGTCGGGTCACGCGACGAGTCCCCCGAACAGTTCGGGGCCTCGCACTTCCTCGAGCACCTGCTGTTCAAGGGCACCGGTCGCCGGTCCGCCCGCGACATCGCCGAGGCGCTCGACGCGGTCGGGGGCGAGATGAACGCGTTCACCTCGAAGGAGGTGACCTGCTTCTACGCGCGGGTGCTCGACGACGATCTGCCGCTGGCCTTCGACGTGCTCGCCGACATGCTGGTGGACGCACGCAACACCCCCGAGGACGTCGAGGCCGAGCGTCAGGTCGTGCTCTCCGAGATCGACATCCACCTCGACACCCCCGACGACCTGGTGCACTCGGACCTGTCCGAGATCGTGCTCGGTGACCATCCGCTCGCGCTCGAGACCCTGGGCAGCGTCGAGTCGATCACGGGGCTGCACCGCGACACCATCCACGACCACTACCTGCACCACTACCGGCCCGAGAACCTGACGGTCGCGGCCGCCGGGGCGGTCGACCACGACTCCCTCGTGAAGCTGACCTCGGAGCTGCTCGGCGACCTCGGCCGACCCGGCGGCACGCCACCGGTCCGCACCGGCCCGTCGCGCTACGGCGCCCGGGAGCTGCGCATCCGTCACCGGCCGACCGAGCAGGCCCACGTCGTGCTCGGGTACCCCGGGCTCGACCAGCTCGACGACGACCGCTGGGCGCTGCGTGTCCTGAACGTCGCGCTCGGCGGCGGGATGTCCTCGCGCCTCTTCCAGGAGCTGCGTGAGACCCGGGGCCTGTGCTACTCGACCTACAGCTACAGCTCCTCGTACCGGGATGCGGGGCTCGTCGGCGCCTACGTCGGCACCGCGCCCGGCAAGGTCGACGAGACCCTGCAGGTGCTGCGTGCCGAGCTCGACCGGGTCCGTCTCGACGTCGATGCTGACGAGGTGGCGCGCGCCCGGGGTGCCCTCGCGGGCGGCACGGTGCTCGGCCTCGAGGACACCGGGTCGCGGATGAGCCGGATCGGCAAGCAGGTCGCGACCGGCGTGCCGATCGTCACCGTCGACGAGGCCCTCGCTCGGATCGACGCGGTGACCGTCGAGGACGTGCGCCGCGTCGCCGACCGCCTCCTCGGCCAGCCAGCCGACCTCGCCGTGGTCGGGCCGTTCGGCGAGGACGAGACCGACCGGTTCGCCCCCGCGCTCGACTGACCGCCAGGCTCCCACCTCGTCGGGACGCTCTGCGACGTCGGGGCCGGTCCGGTCACACCTTGCGGGAGTCGCTGCGCCCTTCCGGCCCACGCCCGCGTGCCCCGCACCGGGAGCAGGGCTCGGGGGAGTCGAGGTTCCGACATCCCACGAGCCGGCAGCGCGCGCGTCGCTGGCCGTGGATGAGGCGGGCGAGCTGCCGCTTGGCGCGCCGCTCGATCCGCGACGCCTTCCGTGCCCACTTCGCCAGCTCGTGCACGTCCTCCATGCCCATCTGCCTCACCACCTGTCCGGTCGTCTCGCACGCGGCGGCTCGCGTCGGCCGTCAGCGCGGGACCGTGGCCGCAGCGAGGGCAGCGCGCAGGTCCGGCCAGCCGTCCGATGACCCGGGGCCGCAGCGGGAACTCGGCGTACGGAGGCGGGTACGCAGGGTGAGCGGCTGCGGCCCTTCGGCCCTGCCGGGCGTCCAGCGCTCCGCCCGACCCGACGGCCGGCCCGCCCGCCGTCCCGGGCCCGGGGCGTAGGCTGCCCACTTCGACCGGTCGAGGAGTCGCGGATGACGATCAAGGTGGGCGTCGTGGGCGCCGCCGGACGGATGGGCTCGGAGGTGTGCCGCGCCGTGCACGGTGCCGACGATCTCGAGCTGGTCGCGGCGATCGATCCCTCCCGGGCGGGCGACCCACTTCGTGACGTCGCCGGCGTCGACACCGACCTCGTAGTCGCGGAGCAGCTGGACGCGCTGCTGGAAGCCGGCGCTGAGGTGGCGGTCGAGTTCACCGGCCCGCGGACCGTCGGGGACAACCTGCGGTGGCTGCTCGAGCACGGTGTGCACGCGGTCGTCGGGGCGACCGGCCTGGCCGACGAGGACCTCGCCGCGTGCAAGGAGCTGTCGGCGTCGGGCGAGGCGAACCTGCTCATCGCCCCGAACTTCGCCATCGGCGCGGTGCTGCTGATGCAGTTCGCCCAGGAGGCGGCCAAGCACCTGCCCCACGTGGAGATCATCGAGCGCCACCACGACGCCAAGGTGGACGCGCCGTCCGGGACGGCCCTGCGGACCGCAGAACTCATCGCCGAGGCGCGCCGTGAGGTCCCGGACGCGCCGGGCGGCGATGAGCGTCACCCCGGTGCCCGCGGCGCGACCCACGCCGACGTGCGTGTCCACTCGCTGCGCCTGCCCGGCATCGTCGCCGACCAGGACGTGGTCTTCGGGGGGCTCGGTCAGACCCTGACCATCTCGCACCGGTCGCTGGACCGCAGCTCGTTCATGCCGGGTGTGCTCCTCGCCTGCCGCGAGGTGCACGGCATCCACGGCTGCATCGTCGGGCTCGAACACCTCCTCTGAGCCCCGCCACGGCCACGGGGGTTCAACCGCGGCCGACGCGCGGCGGGAACGGGATGCGGTCGAGGTCGGCCGCCACCACGACGTCGAGGTCCGGGGCGGCCGCCCGCGCCTCGGCGAGGTGGCCCGCGGTGTCCGAGTAACGCTGCGAGAAGTGGGTCAGGACCACCCGTCGAGCACCGACGTCCCGGCCGATGGCCGCGGCCTGTGCGGCCGTGAGGTGGCCGACCTCCTCGGCGAGGGACCGGTCCGCCTCCAGGAACGTGGCCTCGATGACCAGCAGATCCGCCCCCGCCGCAGCCTCGCGCGCACCGTCGCTGTCGCGGGTGTCCATGACCACCGCCACGACCTGACCGGGGCGTGGGTCGCTGACCTCGCGCAGTTCGACCCGCCGACCGTCGACGGTGACGTGGCCGCTGGCGACCAGTTCGCTGCGGGCACGGGGCGGCACGCCGGCGCGCTGGAGTCGGGCGCGGTCGAGCCGGCGGCCGTCCGGTTCCTCGAGCCGCCACCCGAGCGTCGGGACCGGGTGCTCGGCCGGCCCGTGCGACAGTTCCACGGCACGGATCCGGAACGGTCCGGGTCCCTCCCACACCACCCCCGGTCCGTCCGGGTGGAGCACGACCTCGGTGTGGTCGTGGTAGAGGGTCGCGTCCCGGAGGCGCTCGATGTAGGGGGTTGCGGCGGCCGGGAACCGCACGTGCACCGGGCCCGCCACCCCCTCGAGGGACAGGCGCTGCAGCACGCCCGGCAGCCCGAGGCAGTGATCCCCGTGCGCGTGCGTGATCAGCACGTGCCGCACGGACCCGATCCGCGCACCGGCGAGCGTCAGCTGCCGCTGCGTTCCCTCGCCCGGGTCGACCACCACCCCGACGCCGTCGAACCGCAGCAGGTAGCCGTTGTGGGCACGCGTCCGGGTCGGCACCTGGCTCGCGGTCCCGAGGACGACCAGCTCACGGACCGACACGCGCACGCTCCCTCCGGCGGCCGCCCGGGGTGACGACGCCGGCCGGGGGAGGGTAGAGGCGCGTCGGCGGAGACCGCCCGGGCGGGCTGCCCTCCGGCTCGGCCGACCGGTAGGGTCGCCGCCGGCCGACCGTCGGCCACCACCGCGCACGTGGGTGGGTGCGCAGCTCGACCCGTTGGTCGCGTCGCGCCTCGTGCGCGAGGCGATCGCCACGGACGGCGCCCGTCGATCGGCCGCGAGGCCGACCCTGTCGCCGCATCGTGGGTGGTCGGGCACGAGGAGGACCGTCGTGTCGGACGAGAGCACCAGGTACACCGAGGCGCTGCAGCGCTTCTCCGGTGACCTCCGGATGTCGCAGCAGGTGGTCCAGTCGATGCGGGACCGCGGGGTCCCGGTCGAGCCCGTCCACCACGAGCTGCTGCTGCGAGCCCACCTCGCGGCTCGCGACCTCGACGGCGCCCAGCGCCTCATCGAGGAGATGACCGCCGCCGGCCACCCGCCGGACCCATCCGTGCGGTGGGACCTGGCCGTCGCCGCCGCCCGCTCCGGGCGGACCGATGCGGCGCTCGCACGCCTCGACGAGCTCCACGCAGAGGGGGCGGAGCCGGACGAGGCCCACGCGCCGGCGGTCCTGAGCGTCTACCTCGCCGCGGGACGCTTCCCGGCAGCACGAGCGGTCCTGCGCCGGATGGCCTCGCGGGGCCAGGCCGCCGAGGACGGCGAGTACGTCGCGCTGCTGCGCGATTGCCTCGACCGTCGGGCGATCAAGGACACCCGGGCGATCGTCGACCTGATGGCCCAGGTCGGCAAGGCGCCCAACCCGCGGCTCGCCGCGGACCTGGTCACGATGGTGGCTCGTGCCGGCCACACCGACCGGGCCATCGACCTGCTGGAGCGGCTGACCGCCGCCGGGGTCGCGTTGCCCGGTGAGGTGCACACCGAGCTGCTGCTCGCCCACGCCCGCGCCGGCGACCCCGCCGCGGCCGAGGCCCGGCTCCAGCTGATGCGCGACGCGGGGACCGAGCCGTCCTCCTTCCACGTCAACGCGGTCCTGACCGCCCGCCTCGCCGCGGGAGATGCGGACGCCTCCTGGGCCACCGCCGTGGCGCTCGCCGACCGGGGACGTATCCCCTCGGGCGAGAACCTCGAGGCGCTCGGCCGGGTGAGCCTGGCCGCCAAGCGCCTGCAGGCTGCGTCCGGTGTGGTCGATTGGATGCTCATCCTGGGCGTCCCCGTGCCACCGCAGCTGTTCGCCGACGTGATGAGCGGACACCTCAAGGCGGGCGAGCTGGACGTGGCGCTCGGCGTCTTCGAGGAGGCGGTGCGCCACGGGGTGCCGGCCGACCGGCGGGTCGCGCGCGACCTGGTCGAGGGGCTCGTGCGGGCCGACCGGCTGGACGACGCCAAGGCGTTGCTCGATCGGCTGCGCGTCGCTGGGATCCTCACCCACGGACGGCACTACGGCACGCTGTTGACCGCGCTGATCCGGGCCAAGCGCATCGACGACGCGGTGACGATGCTGACGGAAATGGTGACCGCCGGCGTCGCCCCGACGGCGAGCGATGCCTCGAAGGTCGTCACCGCCGTGCTGAAGGGCGGCAAGCTCGACGTCGCGGGCCGCCTCGTCACGGCGCTGGCGGCTGGCGGCATCCACGTCGACGAGCCGAGCTACCGCGAGCTGATGTGGGCCCACGCCAAGAGGGGCCACGCCGAGCAGGCCCAGGCGGTCTTCGAGCAGATGGTCGCCGCCGGGATCACCCCCGACGACCGGCACCAGAAGGCGTTGGACTGGGCGTCGGGCCGCACCGAGCGCCGCTTGCCGGACGATCCTGGCGGTGAGCGCGACGAGGCGGCCGTCACCGACGTCGCGCCCGAAGGCGCCACGCAGGCACCGGAAGCCGCCACACCGCCCGAGCCGGCCGCGCCGGAACCCGAGGCCACGGCACCGGAACCCGACGCCGTCGCGCCAGCGCCCGAGCCCGCTCCCGCGTCGGGCCTCCCGCTGGTCCCACCGCCCGCCCAGGCCGGACCGAGCGCCGCCTCGGACGAGGCCGTCGCCGAGGCGACGCCCGAGCCGGAGGTGACGCCCGAGCCGGAGGTGCAGCCCGAGCCTGAGGCGCAGCCCGAGCCGGAGGTGACGCCCGAGCCGGAGGTGACGCCCGAGCCTGAGGCGCAGCCCGAGCCGGCGTCGACCCCGGCGCTGCCGCTCACCCCGCCGCCCGCGCAGGCGGGCCCCAGCGCGGATCCGGGCGAGGCCGCGGCGGAGGGCGCACCGGATCAGGCACCCGAACGAGCGCCTGACGATGCCGGGTCCGACGAGGCGTCCACCACGGACGACGAGGAGGAAGCGGAGGACGCGGAGGACGCGGAGGACGCGGAGGACGCCAGCGGGAGCTGAGGACGTCAGCGGGGGACCAGCCTGACGGCGGTCGCCGTCTGGTCACCCGCTGGCGGCCTGGTCGCCCGCTCGGGTCGCGTCAGGGGGTGGAGGACTCGACCAGCTGGGTGTGGACCAGCTCGGCGTAGCGGTCACCGCGGGCGAGCAGCTCGGTGTGGGTGCCGCGCTCGACGATCTCGCCGGCGTCGAGCACAACGATGAGGTCGGCGTCCACGACGGTGGACAGCCGGTGGGCGATCACCAGGGAGGTGCGGTCCTTCAGGGTCTCGCGCAGCGCTTCCTGCACCAGCCGTTCCGAGCCGGTGTCGAGGTGGGCCGTCGCCTCGTCGAGCACGACCACGGCGGGGTCCTTCAGCAGCACCCGGGCGATGGACACGCGCTGCTTCTCGCCGCCGGAGAGGCGGAAGCCGCGTTCGCCGACGATGGTGTCGTACCCGTCGGGCAGCTTGGCGATGGTGTCGTGGATCCGGGCGGCGCGGCAGGCCCGTTCGATGTCGGCGTCGGTCGCGTCGGGGTTGGCGTAGCGCAGGTTGTCCGCGATCGACTCGTGGAACAGGTGCGGGTCCTGGCTGACGACGCCGACGGCCCGGGTGAGCGACTCGACGGTGAGGTCGCGAACGTCGTGCCCGTCGATGGTCACCCGACCCTCGGTGACGTCGTAGAGGCGCGGGATCAGCGACGACAGGGTGGACTTGCCGGCACCGGAGGTTCCGACGACGGCGACCATCCCGCCGGCCGGCAGATCGAGGTCGATGCCGGTCAGGATCCAGTCCGAGGCGTCCGCACCGTGCTCGGGGCGGACCCCCTCCAGCGACTCCAGCGACGATCCGAACGCGGCCGGATAGCGGAACCAGACGGCCTCGAAGCGGACGTTGCCCTCGGGCTCGGTCAGCTCGACGGCGTCCTCGCGCTCCTCGATCACCCGCGGCAGGTCGAGCACTTCGAAGACGCGCTCGAAGCTGACCAGCGCCGTCATCAGGTCGACGGGCGCGTTGGAGAGCTGCGCGAGGGGCGCGTACAGCTGGGTCACGTAGATCCCGAGCGTCACCACGATG
Protein-coding regions in this window:
- a CDS encoding M16 family metallopeptidase; translation: MQDPQITVLPTGVRVVSDPMPAVRSVTLGMWIGVGSRDESPEQFGASHFLEHLLFKGTGRRSARDIAEALDAVGGEMNAFTSKEVTCFYARVLDDDLPLAFDVLADMLVDARNTPEDVEAERQVVLSEIDIHLDTPDDLVHSDLSEIVLGDHPLALETLGSVESITGLHRDTIHDHYLHHYRPENLTVAAAGAVDHDSLVKLTSELLGDLGRPGGTPPVRTGPSRYGARELRIRHRPTEQAHVVLGYPGLDQLDDDRWALRVLNVALGGGMSSRLFQELRETRGLCYSTYSYSSSYRDAGLVGAYVGTAPGKVDETLQVLRAELDRVRLDVDADEVARARGALAGGTVLGLEDTGSRMSRIGKQVATGVPIVTVDEALARIDAVTVEDVRRVADRLLGQPADLAVVGPFGEDETDRFAPALD
- the dapB gene encoding 4-hydroxy-tetrahydrodipicolinate reductase; protein product: MTIKVGVVGAAGRMGSEVCRAVHGADDLELVAAIDPSRAGDPLRDVAGVDTDLVVAEQLDALLEAGAEVAVEFTGPRTVGDNLRWLLEHGVHAVVGATGLADEDLAACKELSASGEANLLIAPNFAIGAVLLMQFAQEAAKHLPHVEIIERHHDAKVDAPSGTALRTAELIAEARREVPDAPGGDERHPGARGATHADVRVHSLRLPGIVADQDVVFGGLGQTLTISHRSLDRSSFMPGVLLACREVHGIHGCIVGLEHLL
- a CDS encoding MBL fold metallo-hydrolase, translating into MSVRELVVLGTASQVPTRTRAHNGYLLRFDGVGVVVDPGEGTQRQLTLAGARIGSVRHVLITHAHGDHCLGLPGVLQRLSLEGVAGPVHVRFPAAATPYIERLRDATLYHDHTEVVLHPDGPGVVWEGPGPFRIRAVELSHGPAEHPVPTLGWRLEEPDGRRLDRARLQRAGVPPRARSELVASGHVTVDGRRVELREVSDPRPGQVVAVVMDTRDSDGAREAAAGADLLVIEATFLEADRSLAEEVGHLTAAQAAAIGRDVGARRVVLTHFSQRYSDTAGHLAEARAAAPDLDVVVAADLDRIPFPPRVGRG
- a CDS encoding tetratricopeptide repeat protein, whose protein sequence is MSDESTRYTEALQRFSGDLRMSQQVVQSMRDRGVPVEPVHHELLLRAHLAARDLDGAQRLIEEMTAAGHPPDPSVRWDLAVAAARSGRTDAALARLDELHAEGAEPDEAHAPAVLSVYLAAGRFPAARAVLRRMASRGQAAEDGEYVALLRDCLDRRAIKDTRAIVDLMAQVGKAPNPRLAADLVTMVARAGHTDRAIDLLERLTAAGVALPGEVHTELLLAHARAGDPAAAEARLQLMRDAGTEPSSFHVNAVLTARLAAGDADASWATAVALADRGRIPSGENLEALGRVSLAAKRLQAASGVVDWMLILGVPVPPQLFADVMSGHLKAGELDVALGVFEEAVRHGVPADRRVARDLVEGLVRADRLDDAKALLDRLRVAGILTHGRHYGTLLTALIRAKRIDDAVTMLTEMVTAGVAPTASDASKVVTAVLKGGKLDVAGRLVTALAAGGIHVDEPSYRELMWAHAKRGHAEQAQAVFEQMVAAGITPDDRHQKALDWASGRTERRLPDDPGGERDEAAVTDVAPEGATQAPEAATPPEPAAPEPEATAPEPDAVAPAPEPAPASGLPLVPPPAQAGPSAASDEAVAEATPEPEVTPEPEVQPEPEAQPEPEVTPEPEVTPEPEAQPEPASTPALPLTPPPAQAGPSADPGEAAAEGAPDQAPERAPDDAGSDEASTTDDEEEAEDAEDAEDAEDASGS
- a CDS encoding ABC transporter ATP-binding protein; this encodes MIAGPGGYVRLRPLGDPDAIKGKGVDREVVRRAWQLARPYRGKLAAFVWLLVVSAGLGALPALLIGRIVNAINAGDRRLIVVLVGVLAAVALAEVVVSLVERYLSATVGEYFILDLRRRLFRHVQTLPLAFFTRTQTGSLVTRLNNDVVGAQRALTGTLGTIVGNAIGVSVTLGFMFSLSWQVTLLSLTLLPLFILPARMVGRRLQGLARRGMELNAEMNTTMTERFHVAGALLVKLFGRADAETDRFAGKAQRVADIGVSTAMYSRALFAALGLVGALATALVYLVGGYLVTSPVSALDVGIVVTLGIYVTQLYAPLAQLSNAPVDLMTALVSFERVFEVLDLPRVIEEREDAVELTEPEGNVRFEAVWFRYPAAFGSSLESLEGVRPEHGADASDWILTGIDLDLPAGGMVAVVGTSGAGKSTLSSLIPRLYDVTEGRVTIDGHDVRDLTVESLTRAVGVVSQDPHLFHESIADNLRYANPDATDADIERACRAARIHDTIAKLPDGYDTIVGERGFRLSGGEKQRVSIARVLLKDPAVVVLDEATAHLDTGSERLVQEALRETLKDRTSLVIAHRLSTVVDADLIVVLDAGEIVERGTHTELLARGDRYAELVHTQLVESSTP